Proteins from one Erysipelothrix larvae genomic window:
- the tsaE gene encoding tRNA (adenosine(37)-N6)-threonylcarbamoyltransferase complex ATPase subunit type 1 TsaE codes for MKEYITHNLQETIELGKAFSSRLHTGCVIALTGELGVGKTAFTKGIALGLDIEDTISSPTFTLLKEYEGRLDLKHIDAYRLENVNADSLALYDLMDDNAVVVIEWSNFISDDIDYDFFVSIEEVDEITRKITLEGRKL; via the coding sequence ATGAAAGAATATATAACACATAATTTACAAGAGACAATTGAATTAGGAAAGGCATTTTCTTCAAGATTACATACAGGATGTGTCATAGCCTTAACGGGTGAGTTGGGTGTTGGGAAAACGGCCTTTACCAAAGGTATTGCTTTAGGATTGGATATTGAAGATACAATTTCAAGTCCGACATTTACACTTTTAAAAGAATATGAAGGACGATTAGACCTCAAGCATATCGATGCTTATCGACTTGAGAATGTTAATGCAGACAGTTTAGCCCTTTATGATCTCATGGATGACAATGCTGTTGTTGTGATTGAATGGAGCAATTTTATATCGGATGATATTGACTATGATTTTTTCGTATCGATTGAAGAAGTCGATGAAATAACGCGAA